A stretch of Oryza brachyantha chromosome 4, ObraRS2, whole genome shotgun sequence DNA encodes these proteins:
- the LOC102700517 gene encoding O-glucosyltransferase rumi homolog isoform X1 — MAAAAAPRPTANFIAALSGTSSAFLFFSVVVLGLVSSARWIARTTLQANVPTTADIPTAARVGAPAAPPRPIYSISCSAPQLRSLNLSGGARTPEASQTLALALSSSSSCRASPHPAPASTTASVSSSSNSSSCPSYFRFIHEDLRPWRDAGGITRAMLARARVTASFRLLVLGGRAFVQRFRPAFQTRDLFTIWGVLQLLRRYPGRVPDLDLMFDCADWPVVRTHLYRGKHGALMPPLFRYCGDDRTLDIVFPDWSFWGWPEINIKPWDALRKDLKEANNRVRWLDREPYAYWKGNPAVAVTRQELIKCNVSSTKDWNARIYKQDWFRESKAGYNDSNLGSQCTHRYKIYIEGTTWSVSQKYILACDSLTLLITPKYYDFFSRSLMPIQHYWPVQNDNKCDSIKYAVDWGNSHKQLAQRIGKQASDFIQEEINMDHVYDYMLHLLTEYARLLRFRPVKPPEAVEICPESLACQAEGLEKKFFMESMVKSAHDAGPCDLPPPFNPQELTMLKQRKEHSIKQIQTWERRFGRA, encoded by the exons TTGCAGGCGAACGTCCCCACCACGGCGGACAttcccaccgccgcccgcgtcGGAGCACCAgcggcgccgcctcgtccCATCTACTCCATCTCCTGCTCCGCCCCGCAGCTCCGCTCGCTTAACCTCTCCGGCGGCGCCAGAACGCCCGAAGCCTCCCAAAccctcgcgctcgcgctctcctcctcgtcttcctGCCGCGCCTCCCCTCACCCTGCTCCGGcgtccaccaccgcctccgtctcctcctcttccaATTCCTCCTCGTGCCCCTCCTACTTTCGCTTCATCCACGAGGACCTCCGCCCATGGCGCGACGCGGGGGGGATCACCCGCGCCATGCTGGCGCGCGCTCGCGTCACCGCCAGCTTCCGCCTACTCGTGTTGGGTGGCCGCGCCTTCGTGCAGCGGTTCCGCCCGGCCTTCCAGACCCGCGATCTCTTCACCATCTGGGGCGTCCTCCAGCTGCTCCGCCGCTACCCGGGACGCGTCCCCGACCTCGATCTCATGTTCGACTGCGCCGACTGGCCCGTCGTCCGCACGCACCTCTACCGTGGGAAGCACGGTGCCTTAATGCCGCCACTCTTCAGATACTGCGGGGATGACCGGACTCTGGATATCGTCTTCCCGGATTGGTCATTCTGGGGCTG GCCAGAGATCAACATAAAGCCATGGGATGCCCTGCGGAAAGACCTGAAGGAGGCTAATAACAGGGTGAGATGGTTAGATAGAGAACCTTATGCATACTGGAAAGGAAATCCAGCAGTTGCTGTGACACGGCAGGAATTGATTAAGTGTAATGTCTCCAGTACAAAAGATTGGAACGCAAGGATCTACAAGCAG GATTGGTTCAGAGAGAGCAAGGCAGGGTACAATGACTCAAATTTGGGCAGTCAATGCACACACAg GTACAAGATCTATATAGAAGGGACAACATGGTCAGTCAGTCAGAAATATATTCTAGCATGCGATTCATTGACACTGCTGATTACACCAAAATACTACGATTTCTTTTCAAGGTCACTTATGCCGATTCAGCATTATTGGCCTGTTCAGAATGACAATAAATGTGACTCCATAAAATATGCTGTTGACTGGGGCAACTCTCACAAGCAACTG GCACAGCGCATAGGAAAGCAAGCCAGTGATTTCATCCAAGAAGAGATTAATATGGACCATGTTTATGACTACATGCTTCACCTTCTAACTGAATATGCCAGGCTCCTAAGGTTCAGGCCAGTTAAGCCACCTGAAGCTGTTGAGATCTGTCCCGAGTCTTTGGCCTGCCAAGCTGAAGGCCTTGAGAAGAAGTTTTTTATGGAATCAATGGTGAAGTCTGCCCATGATGCTGGTCCATGTGATCTGCCTCCTCCTTTCAACCCTCAAGAGCTCACAATGCTTAAGCAAAGGAAGGAACATTCGATCAAGCAGATTCAAACATGGGAGAGAAGATTTGGGAGGGCTTAG
- the LOC102700517 gene encoding O-glucosyltransferase rumi homolog isoform X2: MAAAAAPRPTANFIAALSGTSSAFLFFSVVVLGLVSSARWIARTTLQANVPTTADIPTAARVGAPAAPPRPIYSISCSAPQLRSLNLSGGARTPEASQTLALALSSSSSCRASPHPAPASTTASVSSSSNSSSCPSYFRFIHEDLRPWRDAGGITRAMLARARVTASFRLLVLGGRAFVQRFRPAFQTRDLFTIWGVLQLLRRYPGRVPDLDLMFDCADWPVVRTHLYRGKHGALMPPLFRYCGDDRTLDIVFPDWSFWGWPEINIKPWDALRKDLKEANNRVRWLDREPYAYWKGNPAVAVTRQELIKCNVSSTKDWNARIYKQDWFRESKAGYNDSNLGSQCTHRYKIYIEGTTWSLMPIQHYWPVQNDNKCDSIKYAVDWGNSHKQLAQRIGKQASDFIQEEINMDHVYDYMLHLLTEYARLLRFRPVKPPEAVEICPESLACQAEGLEKKFFMESMVKSAHDAGPCDLPPPFNPQELTMLKQRKEHSIKQIQTWERRFGRA, encoded by the exons TTGCAGGCGAACGTCCCCACCACGGCGGACAttcccaccgccgcccgcgtcGGAGCACCAgcggcgccgcctcgtccCATCTACTCCATCTCCTGCTCCGCCCCGCAGCTCCGCTCGCTTAACCTCTCCGGCGGCGCCAGAACGCCCGAAGCCTCCCAAAccctcgcgctcgcgctctcctcctcgtcttcctGCCGCGCCTCCCCTCACCCTGCTCCGGcgtccaccaccgcctccgtctcctcctcttccaATTCCTCCTCGTGCCCCTCCTACTTTCGCTTCATCCACGAGGACCTCCGCCCATGGCGCGACGCGGGGGGGATCACCCGCGCCATGCTGGCGCGCGCTCGCGTCACCGCCAGCTTCCGCCTACTCGTGTTGGGTGGCCGCGCCTTCGTGCAGCGGTTCCGCCCGGCCTTCCAGACCCGCGATCTCTTCACCATCTGGGGCGTCCTCCAGCTGCTCCGCCGCTACCCGGGACGCGTCCCCGACCTCGATCTCATGTTCGACTGCGCCGACTGGCCCGTCGTCCGCACGCACCTCTACCGTGGGAAGCACGGTGCCTTAATGCCGCCACTCTTCAGATACTGCGGGGATGACCGGACTCTGGATATCGTCTTCCCGGATTGGTCATTCTGGGGCTG GCCAGAGATCAACATAAAGCCATGGGATGCCCTGCGGAAAGACCTGAAGGAGGCTAATAACAGGGTGAGATGGTTAGATAGAGAACCTTATGCATACTGGAAAGGAAATCCAGCAGTTGCTGTGACACGGCAGGAATTGATTAAGTGTAATGTCTCCAGTACAAAAGATTGGAACGCAAGGATCTACAAGCAG GATTGGTTCAGAGAGAGCAAGGCAGGGTACAATGACTCAAATTTGGGCAGTCAATGCACACACAg GTACAAGATCTATATAGAAGGGACAACATG GTCACTTATGCCGATTCAGCATTATTGGCCTGTTCAGAATGACAATAAATGTGACTCCATAAAATATGCTGTTGACTGGGGCAACTCTCACAAGCAACTG GCACAGCGCATAGGAAAGCAAGCCAGTGATTTCATCCAAGAAGAGATTAATATGGACCATGTTTATGACTACATGCTTCACCTTCTAACTGAATATGCCAGGCTCCTAAGGTTCAGGCCAGTTAAGCCACCTGAAGCTGTTGAGATCTGTCCCGAGTCTTTGGCCTGCCAAGCTGAAGGCCTTGAGAAGAAGTTTTTTATGGAATCAATGGTGAAGTCTGCCCATGATGCTGGTCCATGTGATCTGCCTCCTCCTTTCAACCCTCAAGAGCTCACAATGCTTAAGCAAAGGAAGGAACATTCGATCAAGCAGATTCAAACATGGGAGAGAAGATTTGGGAGGGCTTAG